One region of Mus musculus strain C57BL/6J chromosome 3, GRCm38.p6 C57BL/6J genomic DNA includes:
- the Rps3a1 gene encoding 40S ribosomal protein S3a, with protein MAVGKNKRLTKGGKKGAKKKVVDPFSKKDWYDVKAPAMFNIRNIGKTLVTRTQGTKIASDGLKGRVFEVSLADLQNDEVAFRKFKLITEDVQGKNCLTNFHGMDLTRDKMCSMVKKWQTMIEAHVDVKTTDGYLLRLFCVGFTKKRNNQIRKTSYAQHQQVRQIRKKMMEIMTREVQTNDLKEVVNKLIPDSIGKDIEKACQSIYPLHDVFVRKVKMLKKPKFELGKLMELHGEGGSSGKAAGDETGAKVERADGYEPPVQESV; from the exons ATGGCGGTCGGCAAGAACAAGCGCCTGACGAAAGGTGGCAAGAAGGGAGCTAAGAAGAAAGT GGTCGATCCATTTTCTAAGAAAGACTGGTACGATGTGAAAGCTCCAGCCATGTTCAATATTAGGAACATCGGGAAGACACTAGTCACGAGGACTCAAGGAACCA AAATTGCCTCTGATGGCCTCAAGGGTCGTGTGTTTGAAGTGAGCCTTGCTGATCTACAGAATGATGAAGTTGCGTTTAGAAAATTCAAGCTAATCACTGAGGACGTTCAGGGCAAAAACTGTCTGACTAACTTCCATGGTATGGATCTTACCCGGGACAAAATGTGCTCCATGGTCAAGAAGTGGCAG ACCATGATCGAAGCTCACGTTGATGTCAAGACGACCGATGGGTATTTGCTCCGACTTTTCTGTGTTGGCTTCACTAAGAAACGCAACAACCAGATAAGAAAGACATCCTATGCGCAGCACCAGCAAGTCCGCCAGATCCGGAAGAAGATGATGGAAATCATGACCCGAGAGGTGCAGACTAATGACTTGAAGGAAGTAGTTAATAAACT GATTCCAGACAGCATTgggaaagacatagaaaaggCTTGCCAGTCCATTTATCCTCTCCATGACGTCTTTGTTAGAAAAGTAAAAATGCTGAAGAAACCCAAGTTTGAAT tgGGCAAGCTCATGGAGCTGCATGGGGAAGGCGGCAGCTCTGGCAAAGCAGCTGGAGACGAGACGGGTGCTAAGGTTGAGCGAGCTGACGGATATGAACCGCCAGTCCAAGAATCAGTGTAA